CACGGCATTTTCCAAATGTAAATacaaatgaaacaataaatttctacaagattaaaaaaaattctttttattcttccagGCGATATTCACAAGAGGAATATTCTCTTTCAAATTAACAATCGCCGTATTCAATACCTAGATCCCGATGCGAATTAATTTAACAGCAATAAATagtaattgataaaattaacgaaatctataattctttcgaaaataataatgccCTAATCATTCACTCGTTTCCactttcgttcaaaataattcaacagAATTTATAAAGacaaaggaggaaaaaaaaaaatcaatcaacaATTATTGCTTTACTGGCatagattgaaaaatgtttgcttTCTGAGTGTCCACATTATTAATTCCAAGTCAAATTCTAGCACACAAAACATGCATTTTGTTGTACTCATGCTATAATCTTATCATTGAAGATCACAAGGTCCAGAAGATATGCGttattgattcaattttgatatatatatatatatgtatatatgtatatatgcaccAATTCTCGACCTATTCCTATCTGAGGATGATACGTGggaacaaaatatatatatatatttcataaatatatatacatatattttgtgCGATAAAATATGACTTTTCAACCCGGCATAGCATTCTAAATACCCAGATAACATCAGGTAGGTCTCGTATATTTGAAACTGATATATTCTAAGAAATTTTTGCACTGCTGCGGTTGCCCGGTGAAGAAAAAGTGAATCGGCGAATAGCAAagatctttaattttttttttagaatgtTTTCGTActgttttttaatatttctggCCATTATTTTCGTTGTACTTTAGTTCAACTTAACGTATGTTAACGTGACATACTACATCTCAGGGCAGTTTTTGCGGACTTGTCAAGTGCACTGTGTCCCATTTATTACTATCGAACGAGTAAGTGGTTTTGTTCCATCATATATATGATAAAAGCGAAGAAGTCAATCTAGAGAAAAATGCCAAACTTTGTACATACAAAGTCGCTAATTTTAATTCCTTACGATATTTCTTCGatgattcgataaaaaaaacaaaaaaaactaggTTTTACGTTAAAGTTTTGATGAGTTGCACAAGTTTCACATTGAGTTGTGAGAAGAAACGAAATCaactttatttcaattcaaataaatgGGGCACAGCTCAGCTCTGTGTGAATGGAAATTTTGATTATAGCGATTTCTCAGCGTGGGGTAATTCTGTAAATTGTTCTATGAACTCAGCTGATTAGCGCGGTAAACCTTTAAGATCTTGCTTCCTCTTAGGACATAATATGTACATGCCAATAATTGAATTCTTTCAGAACAGTATGAATCCGTTGATAAGATTTATCCTGAATTGTCCAACAATTGCGTAATAACTTCGATAGCTCCTAATATTCCGCAATTTGCCGtaagatttgaattttatatttgtacTTTGCAGTACGTACGACCCACAATCAACAAATATTCATTGTGAAGAACCTAACGCTCATTTTAGAACTCCCTTCACAATAATTTCATGCAGTCTTATCACAATCACACCATGTAATACATGAACATTGTACAGTAGATTGGTTATGCTACCTAATTATAGTATGTACAGAAGTCACATAGAGGCGTCGTCTTGCCCAAAGACGGGAAGACTATTTGGCCTCTACGTCAAAGTCAAGAACCAGCAGTTTGGTTTCCTCGGTACCATTACGACTGCCCACGGCACACACCAGCTTCGTATCGCTTGCTCGAATTCTCCAAACTACACCTCCACTACCCCCACTCTCCAGAGCCACAAGATTTCTTATGAAGTCTCCTAAAATCACgttttaaaacaaatatcaTTTTACAGTTCGGTTCCACTACGGTAGCTCTGATATTGTAACATTGCTTTGAGCAAAGAGATGAGACCCACCAGTCTTAACATCCCACAGTTTGACAGTCCCGTCATCAGAGGATGTAATCACAAAGTGACTGTTAAACTGCAGACAGGTAACTGCGGATTGATGTTTGTTTGGCCCGGAAAGAGTTTGCAGACAATGCCCACTAACAATATCCCAAACTTTGACTGTAGAATCGGCATTACCAGATACAAGAATATTGTTACGGAGCTCCATGCCCGAAGTAAGAGACTGATGACCCATCAGGGTGTGCCTACACGCTCCCGTCTCAACTTCCCATACCCTAATGCTCGTGTCCAATGATCCACTCACCACATGGATACCGTCAAACTAAACGAGACAAGAGGAAATAGCAATTACTATTAAATGATGTAATTATACCGCAGCAGCTATTTGCTAAGAACATTTTAAATTGTTTCGGATAACAATACTAAATATTACACCTATTACATAAAGTTAAACTGCAATGATTTCTTCCAAAAGCTCTTACTTGAAGGGAATAAACGCGATTGGTATGTCCTTGCAGTGTGTGAAGGCACTCTTCTCGTTCAGGATTCCATACTTTGACCATATAGTCATAAGCCCCACTGACCACGAGTTTTCCATCATATTGCACGCATCTAACAGCTGCGAGATGTCCGACCAAAACATGGAGACACTCCCCTGTATCAACTTGCCACACCCTTAGTGTAGCGTCTCTGCTGCCACTGACCACCTTGTTGCCATGGAGGTGCATACACCTTACTGTCGATGTGTGACCGTAAAGCGTATGTATGCACTGGCCCGTCTCTGCGTTCCAAACCTTTAAGGTGCGGTCTGTGCTCCCACTGATTACTGTAGTACCAGACATCTGTGAGGACCAGACACCACCCGTATGCCCAACCAGTGTTCTTAAACACTGTTGACATAAAATTGAtgtggttttatttttgtatcgaGGGTGCTTGCTTCTGCGTGTTTTATATGGAGCAATGTTCTTATTTCATAGCGGGTACGTCTATGAACATTATTCAGATGCTTTAAAAATGGTGCAATAGaaatgaatgtgaaaaaatcccagtatttttaaacaaagtaATATCGCAACATTCAACATAGGACTAGATAAGATGTGATACGATAtcgaacataaaattttgtaatttataacaaaatcGTCCAGAATACTTGGGTCTAACAAAATAATCATATGAATTTTACCGAATACAGTATTTTATAAAGTAGGTACTTGAcaaagaataatttaaaattgttacaaaGTACGGGAAATAGAGTTTAAAACATTTGAATTACCTTTCCTGTAACAGCAGACCAAACTTTGAGGGTATTGTCGTCTGAGCCACTGACAATTCGATTACCAGAAAACTGGAGACAGGTAATGACATGATCGTCGTGACCCTTTAAGACTTTGGGTGTACGAATCGGTTTAGTTCTccaattcatttttatgttATGCTGCCTCATATACGCCTGCTTCCATGGCGAGGAGCAActatttgaatttcgactATTTTTACGTTTTGGCGTAGGTAGGTCTTTAAGGTCTTCTATCCCGGTTGCTCggcatttttctttccacaaTAGATTGTCATCTGCAAGAAAGCGCCAATTTCTGCATGTTTGCGCGGCTCGCAATAAATCTCTTGGTTCTAAGAAGGCTAAGACTGACAATGCCAACTCTTTAGGGAGTAACGAAATAAAGTCCCTCTGAAATTGTGGTTCGATGACTTGCATCATATGCCGAACTTGGGTTGGTTCGCATCTTTCTATTAGCTCATCAATAGCCAACATCCTTTCTGCATTTGACCATCTCtgtaacaatttattttactcaaaGGTCAATTGTCATTAATAACATAAACTCCACAGTCTTCACCACTTACCTGAAACTGTAATAACCAACTGCTCATTTCAGGTGGGGGATTGTCTCGGGTCGGAATGATGCTTCTCACATGCTTCCCTTTGTCGTCAACCCGTTTCACAACCCTACAAAAttagttaaaattaaaaatagtttACAATGATTTAACACAATTATATCTCCCTGTTGCAAGCAAATTGGCATTGTTAAACAATTGTATGTAccatattgaatttcaaaaaaacaaaaaatgtaacaagTTCAAACTACTCACATAATATAAGTCTTTTCCTCTGGGTTAAGCTTTTTACAGGGCAGTGTAGACTCAGCTTCGCTTTTACGTTTCCTCTGAGGCTGTACTGCGTCTAGTGGAACACATGTGTGAAGTATGGGACTAAGAGGTCTCGGTGGTAATGTCGGCGATGATTGCAACGATAACGAATGGCAGTCGTTGGCATCATTCTCTTCTCCACATTCGGCATCGCAATACATGCCCCCATCACTTGTCTGAACATTGATGAAAAGAAAGTTTTAAATAAGCAGAGTAACGACAACATACTTTTGTATTTACAATGCTTTTCTCTTATCTACCTCGCTTTCTTCATCCATACtatcctcttcttcttcctcgccTTCTTCTCCATAATCCTCAGACTCCCCATCGTGCACAAGTGCGGATTGCAGAGGATCTAGTGTACTTGGTCCTGGAACACCTTCAACACCTTCAACGGGACTAGGGCTTGTACCTCCTGGTTTTTCTCCTCCTAACGCCTTGGACGACGACGAAGGGGTAGACATCACTGAGTTCTGGCGTTATCACAGGCCCAGAAAATTGAAAGCATTATATTGGAGTGAGATTCTCTAGGTCAAACAGTCGTCATATTAATCTTTTGCTGTGTAATGTTTGGACGGTAAAAAGATGTTTCATACTAAAATAACATATCGAGCTAATTTTGCACAGCCACTGCCGCTAGAGAATTCTTTGAGATAGAgtaaatattaaatgaaagtTAAGAGCTCCAAATCACTGctattaaaaatgaaaagcttCCAATTTGCAATATTGCTCCTAATTTGAGCCACAGTTATGAAAAGAAACTTGTTTATGCTACACCTGTGATCGACGACAAGTATGGTCATGACATTGGttcgaaatgaaatgaaagcaattgatacataataataatcagtCGGAGGTATTAATGCATTGAGTTAGATTTTAATGGAGGTTAaagaaaatatgtgaaaatgGTAAGAGAGGTGAATTGAGGTGTGTGATAAAAATCACACGGATGAAATACATGgatgataattcgaacgacaATTGAGGTAAACCCTAACCTTGAAAAAGAGCACAAGTAGAACTTGCCATTTTGAAGATAGCCTTTAAGAGAAAATGTAACAAAGGGCCGGTTTGCCACACCCTGGGAAGCAGGGAGCGATTTACCACTCGATAAAATGGCTAGATGCAAAACGGCGGTGAAAGAAGtgtggaaaaaatcaaataggTTCATACATGGTCGACTGATTTCCACTTCTCTGCCTTCCTTCAGCGGTACGGGTTTATTCAGTGTCTCGCCTCGCGCGAGACGTCCCAACTTGTTCGGggttgtaattaattttctatcaACTACCCACGGCACGCATTTCTCGTATCGTACACCTCGGTTAGGTTATAATCTCGCAAATTTATTCCCCACAATTATTATTCCACCACTAATCTCtgcaaataaaaacaataaacgcTGATAAACACGGCGTAGGATCCATCGACGAACCGAAGTTGTTCCCTTCGAACTCCGTGCTTCGCACGATGCCTTTGCACATGCGTTTACTTCGGTTAAAAGACCACGTTCTCAACACACTCTAGCCGCGTTTCCACTGATCTCTGTACTAACTGGATGGCTGACTAGTGACTAGCGACCTAGGCCTTTTTGATTCGACCAGAAGCAGACGAAATCGATATCAGCGCCTCAATAGCCTTAGTGGAACTAACGAATCACGTGGCTTATTGCGTATGTCATTGGTTAAAGTGACAAGACCATGTGACTAAATCTGTTTCTGATAGACCATCACCCGGGCGACCCGTTAGTTTAACTTCGGGTATTGCAGCGCTAGTGTCGGTTTATGATTTGGGGCTTACGAGATCAGTGCTCATTTCCACATCTCTACACAACTAGTTCACCCGGAACTCCGTGAGAGGACGCCAAAGCTGCGTTCAAATGAGATCGCCCAAGGTTTTTTTTGCCTGGAGAGTCAATGCGTACgggatacatttttttaaaaattcattcgctgGATCAGCCCGATGCAGCGGTGGTAGGGTCATGGTAATGGTAGAGTAGGAGTCACCGTCAGTGACGTCAGAGACCTAAATTTTGAAGgttaaaaatttgacagaACCGCAAACTTCTCCAATCGAGAGCGATCGAGGCAGTTTACGCAACGTGcgttcgataatttatttatggATAACTGAGCTTTTTTTGCACGTGTATAAAACAGCATTAATATCATCAGTTCAAGACTTTCTTGAATTCCGCATACTTCACTCTGGTGAGCTAAGGTTAGGGAGGAGCCATTTCACAATAAAATGGCAGCAGGAACAACATTACAGGTACTAACTATTGGGAAGGTTTCCTCAAATTTTAAGcctggatattttcaattgaccAATTATTCTCGTTTTCTACCCGTATAAATACAGAAAGCCATAGACCTGGTTACCAAGGCCACCGAGGAAGATCGGAACAAAAACTATGAAGAGGCTCTGAAGCACTATGAACACGGCGTTGAATACTTTCTTCATTCAATCAAATGTACACATCATCAGTATTTACATGCCTCAGACTCTCGATTCTCCTTCCAATTCACTTCTGTGGCATGAATAAGTTTTCTCAAATACATATTTGTTGACTTTGTTTTCAAAATGCAAACACTTTATTCAATGTTCACTTCATTCAACTTCGCTTCATTTCATCAATCAAACTTGTTTTCAGATGAGGCTCAGGGAGAACGAGCCAAGGAAAGCATTAGGACAAAGTGTTTACAATACCTGGACCGAGCTGAGAAGCTGAAGGAATATctaaagaagggaaaaaagaaaccggtCAAAGATGGAGAGAGTAATTCTAAAAGTGATGATAAAAAGGGTGACAGTGGGGATAGCGACAGTGACAGCGAtccagaaaaaaagaaattacaaagCAAATTGGAAGGGGCAATAGTAATTGAGAAACCACAAGTAAAGTGGAGTGATGTCGCAGGGTTGGACCTTGCTAAGGAAGCTCTAAAAGAGGCTGTTATCTTGCCCATTCGTTTCCCTCATCTGTTTACTGGGAAACGTATCCCATGGAAAGGCATTCTGCTCTTTGGCGTAAGTTTCAGACCCAAAACCCTTCAATttatgttatatgtatatttttgtatcatttattatgtattcccactatatatgtttatatttattccagCCTCCTGGTACTGGTAAATCGTATCTAGCAAAAGCAGTAGCAACTGAAGCAAACAACTCCACTTTCTTGTCTGTATCTTCATCAGACCTGGTCAGTAAGTGGCTCGGAGAATCTGAGAAGCTAGTGAAGAATCTATTCGAATTGGCACGCCAACGCAAGCctagtataatatttattgatgAGGTAGATTCTCTCTGCTCCTCACGATCAGACAACGAATCTGAATCTGCTCGCAGAATAAAAACCGAATTTCTAGTTCAAATGCAAGGTGTGAAGATAAAATTCAAAGAGCTCAGTTTTCCCAGTTTCATTCAGGGTTTGAATGTAATGCaccgtttgtttttcttctagGTGTTGGGACTGACAACGAGGGAATTCTTGTTCTCGGTGCAACCAATATACCCTGGGTATTGGACTCTGCAATCAGAAGACGTTTTGAGAAGCGAATTTATATTCCCCTTCCAGAAGAGCATGCTCGTATGGTTATGTTCAAACTTCACCTTGGTAATACCGCTCACGTCCTGTCCGAGGATGATTTTAAGAAATTAGCAGCCGCAACTGATGGCTACTCGGGAGCTGACATAAGCATTATTGTTCGTGACGCACTTATGCAGCCTGTGAGGCAAGTTCAAACGGCCACCCATTTCAAAAAAGTGCGCGGACCTTCTCCGAAAGATCCAACAATAATTGTCGATGACCTTCTCACCCCTTGCTCTCCGGGCTCACCTGGTGCCATCGAAATGACCTGGATGGAAGTTGAGGGAGATAAACTCTTCGAACCTCCAGTCACTATGGTAAGGATGAGTTAGCCGATACctataaatttatttgctaattttttcatatttctgtAAACAAAAACATGATGCACAGAATTGTGGGTgtattttttgtctttctaTTCAGTGAGATTTTTTAATGATGATTCTAaccacttttatttttatcaatttagaAAGACATGATGAAGTCACTGGCTACCACACGTCCGACAGTTAATGAGGATGATATGGCAAAGCTGGAGAAGTTTAAGGAAGATTTCGGCCAAGAAGGCTGAAGCAATCTACAATCCAGTTACAAAAGAATTTCACCCACAATTAAGACATACACAAAGTTATACACGCTTGCCTTATTCCGAATTAGGATGAAACACAGATTTAGcgtttgtatgaaaaaaaagcaagaaaatgaaaaatagcttcaccagattttctttcaagtccTTGTAAGATACTCGACATATTTCTTTTGCTGTCGATGATATacaattgaattaaaattatataaattaccaACGATAAGCATGAATGGCACCAGTCCTTGGGCGTAATTTTACATGtaattataatgtataaatattaaatatacaaCATTATCTATCTgcgaaaatattataattacgtttgacagaaataaataaaaataaatgaataataagtCATGTCTACGGTCGCAGCAAAATAATCTGCAATTTTACGAACAGAGTAGCTGCACTTACATGAAATTTACTCTTGGCATTGCTAATCAGTCAATTGCTTTTTTCACCCTCGGTTTCCACGTAGCTAAGAATCCCTAGATGTATTTCTTACAAAGTTATGATCAttgattattaaataatatttttctacttccttacaattttttacgttaatgCAATTAATATCGAGATGATCTTTTAAGATATATACGGAAGGTGTACATTACTGTGTACTCACCGGCAatgaataagaaataaaataggcTCGAGGTACtcacaaaattgcaaaataaaacATCCGAACAGGTTTTCATCCATACGTGATGTATATCAATGTGTTaataataagtataattaGTACTTGTACTATGTAAATTGTGTTTTTATTGTtaactaaataaataacaagttATTATAATGTATTTGAATTAGACAGTTCACAGTTGCATTTCAATAAACGCctgaattgtaaaaatatcacaaaatgAGAAGTCCGGATTTAGCCGAAAAGGATCGTATACTTTTAAAGGATTCGAAACCAAGTTGTGCAACAGCAATTCTAATGACAtcacaaaaaattcacactcCCTTCCTCGGCAAGCTCAATAaacatcgatttttcattacttataTTGAGTTTGGTACCGCCCAACTGCATCTCGCAATAAATACGTATCTAAGCTTCATTATCTGGCAGGTATTCAAAAACTTCTTATACACTCTCAAGTCGGTTATACTTGTTAAACTTTAACTGCTATAGCGCCTTTTGCACATAGTTATAAGCATTTTCGTTGCAAGTTTAAAAAGGTCAGCTGATGAATACTTCTGTCGATGCTGCTAATGTgaattacataaatatacgtataatacgctAAAATAATCTATGGCAGTAAGTAGAGATGCGTAAAATCGCCAGCGATTGATTCAGCAGAAATAAAAGTATATAAAGATACTGGTTTTGGTGAAACGGTTTGATTCAAATAGGGTCAAGAGAGATTATCTCCTTCAGCACTGGGTAATTACATCTGCATTTCAGCATTCAAAGCTGAAGAAGTTGCTTACAATGACTTCAAGCTTATATAATAATCACGGAGGACAGTGCCTTAAGAATTCAGAGTCAAAGTACGCGACAGTGATAGTAATGTCATCACGAAATACTCTAACTACTTCACCAGGCAAtgtcaataattgggacaaTTTTCCATGGTCTATACCATACTCCGTACCTCCGAGCGCATTCCGCAATAAATGCGTAGCTGCATTACTGTctagtggtttttttttcaggccATCTTTACGCTGTAGTAGCATCTCATTAATTTCTGCTAGCTTCATGTTTTTTCTCGGGAGTTTCAGCGGACTCAGAGTTACTTTTCCGCTCATGTGCTCACCGACAAGTCTGACTGCTTCCAAAGGTGATATCAACTCCCACAATCCATCGCTACCAATTATCAGAAATTTATCTCTTGGGGTCAATCTATGATAGTGTACTTCTGGTTTAGCAGTTAGATACGGAGGAGTATGATAATTCGGAGGGATAGCACTTTCACCAAAATACGGCACTACTACATCCTTCAATATCTCCTTACTCCATTTATATCTAAAGTCTCCCATAGCACGCAAAGGTGCGAGTTGACCAAGGAGACGCTCCATCTTTATTACAGTAGACCGTTCGTTGTTCGGATGCTCAGATAAAATCCTTTCTACTTCTGTACGGTTATCACTGTTATGTTCCACCGTCATCATCTTCGCTGACCATGCATCATTTTCTgagaatgagaaagaaaattcaatattcaataaaatatcctCTAAATTCTGTCATCACTTTGTCAGTGCATTGATGGAATGGTATTCTATAATGGTTTTTTCGCACAGCTTATAGTCAAGTTAGatgtaacaaatgaatttttaatgttgaacatgttatacatatgtagCACCTGAAAGTACGCCAAGCACAGCTTGGCAATCTCCAAGACCAGCAACATGCAAGTGAGGTCCGTCTATGTGGGCTATCACAGCCACAGCACCAGACATTGCAACGGCGAGAGTCCTTGCGGCATCTTTTCTACTTAGTTTCATCAAGGCTTCGCAGGAAAGATCGTTATCCAATCTAAGAAAGGCATTTTCAAGAGCTGTTTCCATGTGAAATTCTTTTGTAGATCCATGTTCGACCAGCTCtttgacgaatgaaaaaaaacttgcttGATAGAGTTCTCGGATATCGGCAACAAGCTCTACTTTATCATTGAAACTTTCTATCAGTTCCAACCTCCTATCGTCACTCTCAATCGAGTTGAGAtacttttttaatatttcagtgGGAAGTAAGCATGCAGAAATGTAGTGGAACAGTCGTTTCGAAATAACCTGAGCACAGGCACCACCTCCGTGACCATCAAATACTCCCAACAACGTACctaataaaagaaattcattcattgttcgtttgattcttatttttattttttttcagaagacACAACAAAATGTACAATTCTGTAAATATTCCTATTGCTATTCTGTCTGTCTAAAATAGCTTTCCCGCACACAAGACCTGAGATTTAATCAACGAATTATTGAGTCGACAAATTTCATGCAATTCTTCAAACATGCTTGCAATAATTAAGCTATCTGATACACCACCCACATCGACGTTTCCAAActattattacaatataatacTGTGCACGTGGaacaaattacaataaaaatttcaagcattgtgaattcatgtattttttaccttttGTTAAAAGACATTGTGCCTCGGATCTGGTGTCCTCTATAGGATTATTAGATGCCAGTTGATTTGAGTCGTAGCATTTAATTGAATTTGGACCATCAAAATCTTTGGCATACTCATTGGCTTGTAATATAGACGTCACCTACAATTTAAACAAGTAACATTCATTTTATCTTCCAGTTAAAGTGAATCAGTTGTTTATTGACTAACCATGGGAAAAATGTACCAACCTATATTAGATTATATGGAATCAAGGAGTAACGAAAACAAGTGCTATGTGGTAAGCATGAGCTCAATCAATGTTCAATTAGATGAGTGATAATTGTTCGTTCATCTGTTAAGATTGATGCGTTTGATAGTAACTGCATGctctaaaataattttaaataaggTTCATACCTCTTGAGGAGTGAGACGAGGTAGGGTGGCGTAGAATCGCTGTTGAGCTTTATCGACTGGATATTTGATGTGCCTGGTACCGACGTTGGTGCAATTTAAAACAAGCCGGGGGGCACAACTACGGAGTACCATCCTACAGACCTTACAGATAATGATTTCGTATCTTCTACAGGGGaaacttttgtttcaaaaGATATAAAAACTGTTTACGGTACCGCCACTTTTCCagcacatttttttcaaattaggCACACTGGAAGAAGGTTAGAAGATTCGTGAATTTGCCACACTTGGCTGGCTGATGAATTAAATTCACGCTAATTTAGGCTACTATTGGCAGATTCAACACTGTTTCTCTAGGGCATTCTCACCCTGTGAGTTAACAAATAGAAAATCTTCGAGTCTTAAAATAGTTAACAATTTCAGCGACTGACCTCGTCTCTTGCTCCGATCCTCGGACGAGCACGGGGTTGGATTGTGTTCGCGCAAAT
This is a stretch of genomic DNA from Neodiprion fabricii isolate iyNeoFabr1 chromosome 2, iyNeoFabr1.1, whole genome shotgun sequence. It encodes these proteins:
- the LOC124174577 gene encoding F-box/WD repeat-containing protein 7-like, translating into MSTPSSSSKALGGEKPGGTSPSPVEGVEGVPGPSTLDPLQSALVHDGESEDYGEEGEEEEEDSMDEESETSDGGMYCDAECGEENDANDCHSLSLQSSPTLPPRPLSPILHTCVPLDAVQPQRKRKSEAESTLPCKKLNPEEKTYIMVVKRVDDKGKHVRSIIPTRDNPPPEMSSWLLQFQRWSNAERMLAIDELIERCEPTQVRHMMQVIEPQFQRDFISLLPKELALSVLAFLEPRDLLRAAQTCRNWRFLADDNLLWKEKCRATGIEDLKDLPTPKRKNSRNSNSCSSPWKQAYMRQHNIKMNWRTKPIRTPKVLKGHDDHVITCLQFSGNRIVSGSDDNTLKVWSAVTGKCLRTLVGHTGGVWSSQMSGTTVISGSTDRTLKVWNAETGQCIHTLYGHTSTVRCMHLHGNKVVSGSRDATLRVWQVDTGECLHVLVGHLAAVRCVQYDGKLVVSGAYDYMVKVWNPEREECLHTLQGHTNRVYSLQFDGIHVVSGSLDTSIRVWEVETGACRHTLMGHQSLTSGMELRNNILVSGNADSTVKVWDIVSGHCLQTLSGPNKHQSAVTCLQFNSHFVITSSDDGTVKLWDVKTGDFIRNLVALESGGSGGVVWRIRASDTKLVCAVGSRNGTEETKLLVLDFDVEAK
- the LOC124174580 gene encoding vacuolar protein sorting-associated protein 4, whose product is MAAGTTLQKAIDLVTKATEEDRNKNYEEALKHYEHGVEYFLHSIKYEAQGERAKESIRTKCLQYLDRAEKLKEYLKKGKKKPVKDGESNSKSDDKKGDSGDSDSDSDPEKKKLQSKLEGAIVIEKPQVKWSDVAGLDLAKEALKEAVILPIRFPHLFTGKRIPWKGILLFGPPGTGKSYLAKAVATEANNSTFLSVSSSDLVSKWLGESEKLVKNLFELARQRKPSIIFIDEVDSLCSSRSDNESESARRIKTEFLVQMQGVGTDNEGILVLGATNIPWVLDSAIRRRFEKRIYIPLPEEHARMVMFKLHLGNTAHVLSEDDFKKLAAATDGYSGADISIIVRDALMQPVRQVQTATHFKKVRGPSPKDPTIIVDDLLTPCSPGSPGAIEMTWMEVEGDKLFEPPVTMKDMMKSLATTRPTVNEDDMAKLEKFKEDFGQEG
- the LOC124174578 gene encoding pyruvate dehydrogenase [acetyl-transferring]-phosphatase 1, mitochondrial, which codes for MVLRSCAPRLVLNCTNVGTRHIKYPVDKAQQRFYATLPRLTPQEVTSILQANEYAKDFDGPNSIKCYDSNQLASNNPIEDTRSEAQCLLTKGTLLGVFDGHGGGACAQVISKRLFHYISACLLPTEILKKYLNSIESDDRRLELIESFNDKVELVADIRELYQASFFSFVKELVEHGSTKEFHMETALENAFLRLDNDLSCEALMKLSRKDAARTLAVAMSGAVAVIAHIDGPHLHVAGLGDCQAVLGVLSENDAWSAKMMTVEHNSDNRTEVERILSEHPNNERSTVIKMERLLGQLAPLRAMGDFRYKWSKEILKDVVVPYFGESAIPPNYHTPPYLTAKPEVHYHRLTPRDKFLIIGSDGLWELISPLEAVRLVGEHMSGKVTLSPLKLPRKNMKLAEINEMLLQRKDGLKKKPLDSNAATHLLRNALGGTEYGIDHGKLSQLLTLPGEVVRVFRDDITITVAYFDSEFLRHCPP